From one Paenibacillus terrae HPL-003 genomic stretch:
- a CDS encoding ABC transporter permease, which produces MKASEARWGGGVTLLLFLFIFLPLLAVLINVVFPGLFFGKLQYSGLGLAAELFHRPLWRQSLLNSVTLALGAATLGTLVGGILATIRARWNFAAARLLDLTAWVLLIAPSFMIAQGWVLFASADGLAHQWLGWTWVTSFIFSPAGLVFVMALSKFPLAYLAILAATEWNVRQFGHAAQLNGASPFTVWRTIELPLSRPSYLAGWTLVFMDTIGDFGLPAALATVYKFPTLTYSIYSAIYQSPVRFDMAGVLAFYLVLLLVLAMAILLFTIRRSRYDFLNARAVKTVKGVPRYTWLYNLLIGAFLLICLGIPIGTSAAVSLLKQTGAGLRLDNLTLTHYRELFSGATSDHRLLDYLDGLVHSLTIAATAAVLSMLIGFVIAYVLSFTESRFKLVLQLFSIISLAVPGVVLGIGYIFVWNQKWLEPIGLHLYGTPSLLVIAGIAGAIPYAVRVQLGAFGNLSGTMLRAAAIQGAGIFDRMRHIVLPLVRQSLLIATLASFGTSIFDLALASMLKPANYSLMPLVIDRAFEFSRYGYATAATVVSCGSVVLLILLFHTAGRLIFQRMDRNRS; this is translated from the coding sequence ATGAAAGCCTCAGAAGCGCGTTGGGGAGGCGGGGTAACCCTCCTCCTGTTTCTTTTTATTTTCCTGCCGCTGCTGGCCGTACTGATTAATGTAGTATTCCCGGGTCTGTTCTTCGGGAAGCTGCAATACAGTGGATTGGGTCTGGCCGCCGAACTTTTCCATCGCCCGCTTTGGCGGCAATCATTACTGAATTCAGTGACGCTCGCACTTGGTGCAGCTACTCTTGGCACTCTGGTTGGCGGAATACTAGCTACCATTCGGGCACGTTGGAATTTCGCAGCTGCCCGGCTGCTAGATCTGACGGCATGGGTGTTGCTGATTGCCCCCTCGTTCATGATTGCCCAGGGCTGGGTACTGTTTGCCAGCGCCGATGGACTTGCACATCAGTGGCTCGGGTGGACTTGGGTAACATCCTTTATTTTCTCACCAGCAGGACTTGTATTTGTAATGGCACTTAGCAAGTTTCCGCTTGCTTATCTGGCGATTCTGGCCGCGACGGAATGGAATGTCCGACAGTTCGGACATGCTGCACAATTGAATGGCGCCAGCCCCTTCACGGTATGGAGAACGATTGAGCTGCCATTGTCCAGACCATCCTATCTCGCGGGCTGGACCCTTGTCTTCATGGATACCATTGGCGACTTTGGCCTTCCCGCCGCTTTGGCTACAGTCTACAAGTTTCCTACACTGACCTATTCAATCTACTCGGCTATTTATCAGTCTCCCGTACGATTCGATATGGCCGGAGTGCTGGCCTTCTATCTCGTTCTGCTGCTTGTATTGGCCATGGCAATACTCCTATTCACCATTCGTCGTTCGCGTTATGACTTTCTTAACGCTAGAGCAGTCAAGACAGTTAAGGGAGTCCCGCGATATACGTGGCTTTACAACCTGCTGATTGGAGCATTTTTGCTTATATGCCTTGGTATTCCTATTGGTACGAGTGCGGCCGTATCTCTGCTCAAGCAGACGGGAGCCGGATTGAGGCTGGACAATTTAACCTTGACACATTATCGCGAACTATTCTCCGGCGCAACCAGCGATCATCGATTGCTCGATTATCTGGATGGGTTGGTTCATTCCCTGACAATTGCGGCCACCGCAGCTGTTCTCAGTATGCTGATCGGCTTTGTTATCGCCTATGTGTTGAGCTTCACAGAATCACGTTTCAAGCTGGTGCTGCAGCTGTTCTCGATTATATCGCTGGCGGTACCCGGTGTAGTCCTGGGGATCGGGTACATTTTCGTCTGGAATCAGAAATGGTTGGAGCCCATCGGCCTTCATTTGTACGGTACCCCTTCCCTGCTGGTTATTGCAGGCATCGCTGGTGCAATTCCATATGCGGTTAGGGTGCAGCTTGGGGCTTTTGGCAATCTGTCGGGCACAATGCTCCGGGCGGCAGCGATTCAAGGCGCTGGTATCTTCGACCGAATGCGGCATATCGTCCTGCCGCTGGTCCGACAATCGCTGCTGATCGCGACGCTCGCTTCGTTTGGCACGAGCATCTTTGACCTGGCGCTGGCCTCAATGCTGAAGCCGGCCAATTATTCACTCATGCCGCTTGTGATCGACCGAGCGTTTGAATTTTCCCGCTATGGATATGCTACAGCCGCCACCGTGGTAAGCTGCGGCAGCGTAGTGCTGCTTATACTGCTATTCCATACGGCTGGGCGCCTCATTTTCCAACGTATGGACCGAAACCGATCTTAG
- a CDS encoding ABC transporter ATP-binding protein, protein MLHSILKLKGVSKSFGGQQVLQPISFEVKEGERICILGPSGCGKSTLLQMVAGLLRVDAGEVEIDGVSVERGKHFIPPENRPINMVFQDYALWPHMTVKQNIEYGMKRRKIAKEQMYNRLGRLQSLLKLEGLLDRLPAQLSGGQQQRVGIARALATEPKLLLMDEPLSNLDVKLRTDMRGELARLLGELSIATLYVTHDRMEAFTVADRILVLRGGSIDQIGRSEELFERPATPWVAQLMGYHNRLTVSMAKGEPDTAVAAGTRITGQCMTKGQDTGKATMMLHPEMIYVRHTLGQAETNLLTVTAAQSIYEGTRWRIIAETADRQLLHLLHDERAEPGSRLNLYLPPERTMLYADTDSFIHE, encoded by the coding sequence ATGTTGCATAGTATTTTAAAGTTGAAAGGTGTTTCAAAATCATTCGGAGGGCAGCAGGTACTTCAGCCGATCTCCTTCGAAGTTAAAGAAGGCGAACGCATCTGCATTCTGGGTCCTTCCGGCTGCGGAAAATCGACGCTGCTGCAAATGGTGGCTGGCCTCCTGCGGGTTGATGCGGGGGAAGTTGAAATTGATGGTGTGTCTGTGGAACGCGGCAAACATTTTATTCCACCGGAGAACCGGCCGATTAATATGGTGTTTCAAGATTATGCGCTGTGGCCCCATATGACGGTCAAGCAAAATATCGAATACGGGATGAAGCGGCGCAAAATTGCCAAAGAGCAAATGTACAATCGGCTCGGACGGCTGCAATCGCTACTTAAGCTGGAAGGTCTTTTGGACCGTTTGCCCGCCCAACTATCAGGTGGACAGCAACAACGGGTCGGCATCGCACGAGCCTTAGCGACGGAACCAAAACTGCTACTAATGGATGAACCCCTATCCAATCTGGATGTCAAGCTACGGACTGACATGCGGGGCGAGTTAGCTCGCTTGCTCGGCGAGCTGTCCATCGCCACCTTGTACGTAACCCATGACCGAATGGAGGCATTCACGGTAGCCGACAGGATTCTTGTGCTGCGCGGCGGAAGTATCGATCAGATTGGACGATCCGAGGAACTGTTCGAACGTCCAGCCACACCTTGGGTCGCCCAATTAATGGGCTATCATAATCGACTGACGGTCAGCATGGCAAAAGGAGAGCCGGATACAGCAGTGGCTGCGGGTACCCGAATCACAGGCCAATGCATGACAAAGGGCCAGGATACAGGAAAGGCAACTATGATGCTTCATCCCGAAATGATCTATGTACGCCATACATTGGGTCAAGCTGAAACGAATCTGTTAACTGTAACAGCAGCACAGTCGATCTATGAAGGAACAAGATGGCGAATCATCGCAGAGACGGCGGACCGTCAACTCCTTCACCTGCTTCATGATGAGAGGGCGGAGCCCGGCAGCAGGCTGAACCTCTATCTGCCCCCCGAACGGACAATGCTGTACGCCGATACGGATTCGTTCATCCATGAGTAG
- a CDS encoding metallophosphoesterase, whose product MSRLFAASDIHGYGYLLESLLENAGYDPGKDRLFLLGDYVNKGPDSAGTLDLVHRLCADGAVALQGNNERKWLLQVPDNAVPDATTAARYQRFITDMPLWAEYGDYLFVHAGLRPGVPMSIQNPEDLTNIRDLFHQSSAIQGKTVVFGHTSTYRFGVKPDAFWFGDGKLGIDTGAAHGHYLSLAELIDGRQWSVPVTPPHVIHEIHYRLFSKGS is encoded by the coding sequence ATGAGTAGACTGTTCGCCGCCTCCGATATTCACGGTTACGGGTATCTGCTGGAATCGCTGCTGGAAAACGCGGGTTATGACCCGGGCAAGGATCGGTTGTTTTTACTGGGTGACTATGTCAATAAGGGTCCTGATTCAGCCGGAACCCTAGACCTTGTACACCGTCTGTGCGCAGACGGCGCCGTAGCGCTTCAAGGAAATAATGAACGCAAGTGGCTGCTTCAAGTTCCGGATAACGCTGTCCCGGATGCGACCACAGCTGCCCGGTACCAACGCTTTATTACCGATATGCCGCTGTGGGCCGAGTATGGAGACTATCTTTTCGTCCATGCCGGTTTACGTCCGGGTGTTCCGATGTCCATTCAGAACCCTGAAGATCTAACAAATATTCGAGATTTGTTCCACCAATCCTCGGCTATTCAAGGGAAAACTGTCGTGTTTGGGCATACCTCAACCTATCGCTTCGGGGTAAAGCCAGATGCCTTCTGGTTCGGAGACGGCAAATTGGGCATTGACACAGGAGCTGCTCATGGACATTATCTCAGCTTGGCTGAGTTAATTGATGGCCGGCAATGGTCTGTTCCCGTTACGCCTCCTCATGTCATTCACGAGATTCACTATCGCTTATTTTCAAAAGGATCTTGA
- a CDS encoding NAD(P)-dependent alcohol dehydrogenase, translating to MTQTRVLSVSHAKAPFERTTIQRRELRPHDILIDIKFSGICHSDIHSAHDEWGGGIFPMVPGHEIVGLVEAVGTEVTKFTVGDRVGVGCFVDSCGECEYCLKGEEQYCTKGVVQTYNSRDYDGNPTYGGYSQKIVVTEGFVVGIPDVLDMNIASPLLCAGITTYSPLKHWNAGPGKKVAIVGVGGLGHLAIQYAHAMGAEVTVLSRSNDKKDEALELGADQYFATSDPATFTALASHFDLILNTVSANLDVDSYLSLLRVDGTLVNVGAPGKPDQYNVFSLLMGRRSIAGSLVGGIRETQEMLDFSAEHGIAPKIEIVHADQVGEAYERVLRSDVRYRFVIDVSTL from the coding sequence ATGACTCAAACTCGTGTTTTAAGTGTATCTCATGCAAAAGCTCCATTTGAAAGGACTACGATCCAAAGAAGAGAATTGCGCCCCCATGATATCCTCATCGACATTAAGTTCAGTGGGATCTGCCATTCCGATATTCATAGTGCACATGATGAATGGGGCGGGGGAATCTTCCCCATGGTCCCCGGTCACGAAATCGTTGGTCTTGTTGAAGCGGTAGGAACAGAAGTGACCAAGTTCACTGTTGGTGATCGTGTTGGTGTGGGCTGCTTCGTAGATTCTTGCGGTGAGTGTGAGTATTGTCTGAAGGGTGAGGAACAATACTGTACGAAAGGCGTTGTACAGACCTACAATTCAAGAGATTACGATGGAAATCCGACTTACGGCGGGTATAGCCAAAAAATCGTTGTTACTGAAGGGTTCGTTGTAGGTATTCCTGACGTTCTGGATATGAATATCGCAAGCCCTCTATTATGTGCGGGTATTACCACATACTCTCCCTTGAAACACTGGAATGCCGGACCTGGTAAAAAAGTGGCCATTGTAGGCGTGGGAGGATTGGGTCACCTCGCAATTCAATATGCACATGCTATGGGTGCTGAGGTTACGGTTTTGAGTCGTTCTAATGATAAGAAGGATGAAGCTCTTGAACTGGGTGCAGATCAGTACTTTGCAACCAGTGATCCTGCTACTTTCACTGCATTGGCTAGTCATTTTGACCTCATTCTAAATACGGTGTCCGCAAATCTTGATGTGGATTCCTACTTATCCTTGCTTCGTGTAGATGGAACCCTCGTCAATGTCGGTGCCCCTGGTAAACCAGATCAGTACAATGTATTCTCCTTGCTGATGGGACGCCGCAGTATTGCTGGTTCACTCGTTGGAGGAATTCGGGAGACCCAGGAAATGCTTGATTTCTCAGCAGAACACGGTATAGCACCCAAGATTGAGATCGTCCATGCAGACCAAGTGGGGGAGGCGTACGAACGTGTTCTCCGCAGTGATGTGCGTTATCGGTTTGTAATTGATGTATCTACCCTGTAA
- a CDS encoding NADH:flavin oxidoreductase/NADH oxidase — protein MKDLFSPYKLKGIELKNRIMMSPMCQYSVDLKDGVATDWHYLHYVSRAVGGAGLIMIEMTDVEPDGRISDFDLGLWSDEQIPALKRIVDTCHSYGAKVGIQIAHAGRKAEDAEVPVAPSAIPFDENSKMPRALSTTEVKEMVDKFRSAVGRAVQAGFDTIEIHGAHGYLIHQFHSPLTNKRDDEYGQDLTRFGREIIVAAKAEMPEDMPLIMRISAKEYVEGGYGIKESTEFAKEYQKAGVDIFDISSGGEGPIAAWGRPGTHAAYQVPLAQEIKKALDVPVIAVGRLDDAILANAVIGNEEADLVAVGRGMLRNPYWSLEAAAKLKKETATPKQYTTGF, from the coding sequence ATGAAGGATCTATTTAGCCCTTATAAGCTTAAAGGAATAGAACTAAAAAATCGGATTATGATGTCTCCAATGTGCCAATATTCGGTAGATTTAAAAGATGGAGTCGCAACTGACTGGCATTATCTGCACTATGTCAGCCGTGCTGTAGGCGGGGCCGGGTTGATTATGATCGAAATGACCGACGTGGAACCGGACGGACGGATCTCAGATTTTGACCTGGGTTTATGGTCTGACGAGCAAATTCCTGCGCTGAAAAGAATTGTGGACACCTGCCACAGTTACGGTGCCAAAGTAGGAATTCAAATTGCTCATGCCGGACGCAAAGCGGAAGATGCGGAAGTGCCGGTTGCTCCGTCCGCGATTCCGTTCGATGAGAATTCCAAAATGCCTCGGGCTCTTTCCACTACTGAAGTGAAAGAAATGGTGGACAAATTCCGCAGCGCTGTAGGGCGCGCTGTCCAAGCAGGGTTCGATACGATTGAAATTCATGGGGCTCATGGTTACCTGATCCATCAATTTCATTCCCCGCTTACGAATAAGAGGGACGATGAATACGGACAGGATCTGACCCGATTTGGCCGGGAAATTATTGTAGCTGCTAAAGCCGAGATGCCGGAAGATATGCCACTAATAATGCGCATATCCGCGAAGGAGTATGTGGAAGGTGGCTACGGGATCAAGGAGAGCACAGAATTTGCCAAGGAATATCAAAAAGCAGGAGTCGATATCTTCGATATTTCTTCCGGTGGGGAAGGTCCTATCGCGGCCTGGGGAAGACCCGGTACTCATGCAGCCTATCAAGTTCCATTAGCTCAGGAAATTAAGAAGGCTCTAGATGTTCCCGTCATTGCGGTAGGAAGACTTGACGATGCGATTCTCGCTAATGCCGTGATCGGGAATGAGGAAGCTGATCTTGTCGCTGTAGGAAGAGGAATGCTGAGAAATCCTTACTGGTCTTTGGAAGCTGCTGCCAAGCTCAAAAAAGAAACAGCGACACCCAAACAATATACAACTGGATTCTAA
- a CDS encoding MarR family winged helix-turn-helix transcriptional regulator yields MHTKSNNEFLDNWISLTNIHTSINNKLESALIENYSLSLKEFYVLYFLYQTSDKQLRLQQLQELVGLSQSAISRLVVRMEAKSCGALQRHVCEDDRRGVYTGLTELGEQKLERALITFNEIFQSAILKDGLQRELKSLVQKCDVERKDESASQ; encoded by the coding sequence ATGCATACAAAATCAAATAATGAATTTTTAGATAATTGGATATCCCTTACAAATATACACACAAGCATTAATAACAAGCTAGAGAGTGCCTTAATCGAAAACTATAGTTTGTCTTTAAAAGAATTTTATGTCCTATATTTTTTGTATCAGACTAGCGATAAACAACTAAGATTGCAGCAACTGCAAGAATTAGTCGGTCTAAGCCAGAGTGCCATATCAAGGCTGGTCGTTAGAATGGAGGCCAAAAGCTGCGGTGCCCTTCAACGCCATGTATGTGAAGATGATCGCAGAGGGGTTTATACCGGCTTAACTGAGCTTGGAGAACAAAAATTAGAAAGAGCTCTGATTACTTTTAATGAAATCTTCCAATCCGCTATTTTAAAGGATGGACTCCAACGAGAGCTGAAATCCTTGGTCCAAAAATGCGACGTTGAAAGGAAAGATGAATCCGCTTCTCAGTAA
- a CDS encoding ArsR/SmtB family transcription factor — MKRSEIDITTLSALAEMNRMNIVQLLRDGPLAVGEIADRLGLRQPQASKHLKVLSDGGLVEVRIDANRRIYALRSEPFQAMDFWLQSFRHIMEDRFDNLDNYLRELQNKEKP, encoded by the coding sequence ATGAAAAGGTCCGAAATAGACATTACGACGCTGAGCGCTTTAGCTGAAATGAATCGTATGAATATCGTTCAACTGTTGCGCGACGGTCCTCTGGCCGTGGGAGAAATCGCCGATCGGCTGGGGCTTCGCCAACCTCAAGCTTCGAAGCATTTGAAAGTGCTTAGCGATGGCGGGCTTGTGGAAGTACGCATAGATGCGAACCGTCGGATCTACGCACTCCGGTCTGAGCCCTTTCAAGCGATGGATTTCTGGCTGCAGTCCTTCCGGCACATTATGGAAGATCGGTTTGATAACTTGGACAATTACTTGCGTGAACTGCAGAACAAGGAAAAACCGTAA
- a CDS encoding SRPBCC domain-containing protein, with amino-acid sequence MSNNEMVSSVENDRVLVLERVFNAPRDLVFQMFKEPEHLKRWWGPKGWEIPVCTIDFRPGGVWHYCMKCVDQNQGQFYGMESWGKGVYKEIVEPKTIIYNDYFSDAEGNTNESMPSPLITMEFIDLGGKTKLVNRSEYASAEALKTVMDMGMLQGITETWNRLSELLESLK; translated from the coding sequence ATGTCAAACAACGAGATGGTTTCGAGTGTAGAGAACGATCGAGTTCTGGTGTTGGAGCGCGTATTTAATGCGCCGCGCGATCTCGTATTCCAGATGTTTAAGGAACCTGAGCATCTCAAGCGTTGGTGGGGACCGAAGGGCTGGGAGATCCCGGTTTGTACCATCGATTTCCGTCCGGGCGGCGTATGGCATTACTGCATGAAGTGCGTTGATCAGAATCAAGGTCAATTTTACGGCATGGAATCGTGGGGGAAAGGCGTTTATAAGGAAATTGTCGAACCGAAAACGATCATTTACAACGATTACTTCTCGGATGCCGAAGGCAATACAAACGAGTCCATGCCATCGCCCCTAATCACGATGGAATTTATCGATCTGGGTGGCAAGACTAAATTGGTAAACCGTTCTGAATATGCGTCGGCAGAGGCCCTTAAAACTGTCATGGACATGGGCATGCTGCAGGGAATCACCGAAACCTGGAATCGCTTGAGCGAGCTGTTGGAGTCGCTTAAGTAA
- a CDS encoding VOC family protein, whose protein sequence is MINKIGQVMLYVNNQDESRNFWTEKLGFEVIAEETNGPMRWIEVAPKGAATSIVLHNKEFVAKMNPEMNLGTPSIMYYTDNFDALYSDLKNKNIKVGDIMELPSGRVFNFADNEENYFAISEKK, encoded by the coding sequence ATGATTAACAAAATTGGCCAAGTTATGCTGTATGTGAATAACCAAGACGAATCTAGAAATTTTTGGACAGAAAAGCTAGGTTTCGAGGTCATCGCGGAAGAAACCAATGGCCCGATGAGATGGATTGAAGTCGCTCCTAAGGGTGCAGCAACTAGCATTGTTCTTCATAATAAAGAGTTCGTTGCCAAAATGAACCCTGAAATGAATCTCGGAACACCATCTATCATGTATTACACGGACAATTTCGATGCGTTGTACAGTGATCTGAAGAACAAAAACATCAAGGTTGGAGACATTATGGAACTGCCCTCCGGCAGAGTCTTTAACTTTGCAGATAATGAAGAAAATTACTTTGCTATATCGGAGAAGAAATAA
- a CDS encoding GH32 C-terminal domain-containing protein, whose amino-acid sequence MSHASDNRGLIMYWDFNEGTGTSALESVSQVRDDIQYVFNQAEFTEPCPPRWRQGVMGSGLLLDGYSTYIAHSFNEGDRNAEPEYRSALSIGVWVAPRSYEWGDDGKLSAIVNRYNLDRKQGYLLGMFRHGSWSFQVGLEGGDWKELWSPDGHELPKNEWSYVNAVFDGNQGEIKLYLNGSEIASAALPRGSRLAEAADTDLLIGKNNHSSLLAEVFSLHMFSGIIDELKIYNRALSAEEVTASYRHVLDTFHEGVRPQLNYDEIKLDRTPLLLDRHRPQYHVSPPAHWMNEPHAPIYFDGQYHLFYQHNPHGPFFHQIHWGHWVSEDLVHWRDLPVALAPEKDQLAPDGIWSGSATYDADGLPVLFFTAGNDSASPNQSVALARSTYSLDGNPDLVHWVKHPKPLIVQKEGMGEFGDFRDPFVWKDDDGWYALVGSGIEGGAALAFVSQDMLNWTYKGPFFKADIQKFPYLGPIWELPVLLPLGNDKQGANKHLLLVSPVGKGADVEVFYWIGLLDKQNLSFIPDQEEPQLIDVGDFHFTGPSGMVDPKTGRNIVFTIAQGDRTSEMEYKSGWAHNGGLPLSVYLRDDGRLGIEPIQELQSLRGAKRLSLRDQSLAETNVQLRDVHGDMFEIQLELEPRSAKQFGIKLRCTPDGEEETLLYYDWNQAMLVVDRSKTTLHPGEKCRGVQSGKLDLLEENLKLHIYLDRSMVEAYANGLKSLTTRVYPSRMDALGLKIWGDGEPFVKSLDIWDMQSIW is encoded by the coding sequence TCGGGGGCTGATCATGTATTGGGACTTCAATGAAGGAACCGGTACAAGCGCTTTGGAGAGCGTATCCCAAGTGAGGGATGATATCCAGTACGTATTTAACCAAGCGGAGTTTACTGAACCTTGCCCTCCACGATGGAGACAGGGAGTAATGGGAAGCGGGCTCCTGCTCGACGGTTATTCGACTTACATTGCGCATTCGTTCAATGAGGGAGATCGGAACGCCGAGCCAGAGTATCGATCAGCGCTAAGCATTGGAGTATGGGTAGCCCCTCGCTCCTATGAATGGGGGGATGATGGCAAATTGTCCGCCATTGTGAACCGCTACAACCTGGATCGCAAGCAGGGTTATCTGCTCGGCATGTTCCGTCACGGTTCCTGGTCCTTCCAAGTCGGGCTGGAAGGAGGGGACTGGAAGGAACTTTGGTCGCCGGACGGCCATGAGCTGCCCAAGAATGAATGGTCATATGTGAATGCTGTGTTCGATGGGAACCAAGGCGAAATCAAGCTGTATTTGAACGGCAGTGAAATCGCTTCGGCTGCTTTGCCTCGCGGTTCCCGCTTGGCTGAGGCGGCGGACACGGATCTTCTTATCGGCAAGAATAACCACAGCAGCCTGCTGGCGGAAGTATTCAGTCTGCACATGTTTAGCGGTATCATCGACGAACTCAAGATTTATAATCGGGCCCTAAGCGCAGAAGAAGTGACCGCTTCTTATCGGCATGTGCTGGATACCTTCCATGAAGGTGTCCGGCCGCAATTAAACTATGACGAGATCAAGCTGGACCGGACGCCACTGCTGCTTGATCGGCACAGACCGCAATATCATGTTAGCCCGCCGGCCCATTGGATGAACGAACCCCATGCGCCGATCTATTTTGACGGGCAATATCATTTATTCTATCAGCATAACCCCCATGGCCCGTTCTTTCATCAGATCCATTGGGGACATTGGGTAAGTGAGGATTTGGTGCATTGGCGTGATCTTCCCGTGGCCCTGGCGCCCGAAAAGGATCAGCTCGCACCGGACGGGATCTGGTCGGGAAGCGCAACCTATGATGCAGACGGCCTGCCTGTCTTGTTCTTTACGGCGGGTAATGACAGCGCTTCGCCGAATCAGAGTGTGGCACTTGCCCGTAGCACCTATTCCCTTGACGGAAACCCGGATCTGGTTCACTGGGTCAAACATCCGAAGCCGTTGATCGTGCAGAAGGAGGGAATGGGTGAATTTGGGGATTTCCGGGATCCGTTCGTATGGAAGGACGATGACGGTTGGTATGCTCTGGTCGGGTCCGGAATCGAAGGCGGAGCAGCACTGGCATTTGTGTCACAGGATATGCTGAATTGGACGTATAAGGGGCCATTTTTTAAAGCGGATATTCAGAAGTTCCCTTACCTTGGACCCATCTGGGAGCTCCCTGTGCTTCTTCCCCTTGGCAATGACAAGCAGGGGGCGAACAAACATCTCCTGCTTGTCAGCCCTGTGGGGAAGGGAGCGGATGTCGAGGTGTTCTATTGGATCGGGCTACTTGACAAGCAAAATCTTTCGTTCATCCCCGATCAAGAAGAGCCTCAATTGATTGACGTCGGGGATTTCCATTTTACCGGACCGAGCGGAATGGTTGATCCGAAGACCGGCAGAAATATCGTCTTTACGATAGCCCAAGGCGACCGGACGTCCGAGATGGAATATAAGTCGGGCTGGGCTCATAACGGCGGCTTGCCGTTAAGCGTGTATTTGAGGGATGACGGACGGCTGGGAATAGAGCCGATTCAGGAGCTTCAATCGCTGCGTGGCGCCAAGCGGCTATCACTTCGGGACCAGTCATTGGCTGAAACTAATGTACAACTCAGGGATGTTCATGGTGACATGTTTGAGATTCAATTGGAATTGGAACCTCGCAGTGCCAAACAATTCGGAATTAAGCTCCGTTGTACGCCGGATGGTGAGGAAGAAACTCTGCTGTATTATGATTGGAATCAAGCGATGCTCGTGGTTGATCGGTCGAAAACGACACTGCATCCGGGAGAAAAGTGCAGAGGGGTTCAGAGCGGTAAGCTGGATCTACTTGAGGAGAATCTGAAGCTTCACATTTATTTGGACCGCTCCATGGTTGAAGCTTATGCAAACGGATTGAAAAGCCTGACAACCCGGGTGTATCCGAGCCGTATGGATGCTTTGGGACTCAAGATTTGGGGAGATGGAGAACCATTTGTTAAATCTCTGGATATATGGGATATGCAGTCCATTTGGTAA